One part of the Pseudoliparis swirei isolate HS2019 ecotype Mariana Trench chromosome 6, NWPU_hadal_v1, whole genome shotgun sequence genome encodes these proteins:
- the nap1l4a gene encoding nucleosome assembly protein 1-like 4a isoform X2 gives MDANKVLAGKGDQGMQNPGGQIERPAGILESMLPKVVKRRVHALKRLQVQCANIEAKFYEEVHELERKYAALYQPLFDKRRDFVTGPVEPTEEECEWHSDREEEEELAEEVKEKAAIEDAKKEEATPKEDPKGIPEFWLTIFKSVDMLSDMLQEHDEPILKHLKDIQVKFSEPGQPMSFTLEFHFESNGYFNNAVLTKVYRMKSEPDESDPFSFEGPEIIDCEGCQIDWHKGKDVTVKTIKKKQKHKGRGTVRTVTKQVPNDSFFNFFNPVKASPDGVMDEDSEFTLTTDFEIGHFFRERIVPRAVLYFTGEAVEDDESFEEEEQEEGDEEDQDEEGDDDDDDEGDCDPKA, from the exons ATGGACGCCAATAAAG TTTTGGCAGGTAAAGGGGATCAAGGGATGCAAAATCCAGGTGGGCAGATTGAAAGACCTGCCGGCATCTTGGAAAG CATGCTTCCCAAAGTCGTGAAGAGGCGAGTGCATGCCTTGAAAAGGCTACAGGTGCAGTGTGCCAACATAGAGGCTAAATTCTACGAGGAGGTCCATGAGCTAGAGAGAAAGTATGCTGCCCTCTATCAACCACTCTTTGACAAG AGAAGAGATTTTGTCACAGGACCCGTGGAACCCACAGAGGAAGAGTGCGAGTGGCACAGtgacagggaggaagaggaggagctagcT GAGGAGGTAAAGGAAAAGGCTGCTATTGAGGATGCAAAGAAAGAGGAAGCCACGCCAAAGGAAGATCCTAAAGGCATCCCTGAGTTCTGGCTCACCATATTCAAGAGTGTGGACATGCTCAGTGACATGCTCCAG GAACACGACGAGCCCATCCTAAAGCACCTGAAAGATATTCAAGTCAAGTTCTCTGAGCCAGGACAACCAATG AGTTTCACATTAGAGTTCCACTTTGAGTCCAATGGTTACTTCAACAATGCAGTCCTCACTAAAGTCTACAGGATGAAGTCAGAACCTGATGAGTCGGACCCTTTTTCATTCGAGGGTCCGGAGATCATCGACTGCGAAGG CTGTCAGATAGACTGGCACAAGGGGAAGGATGTGACAGTGAAAACTAttaagaagaagcagaagcatAAAGGCCGTGGCACTGTCCGCACAGTCACCAAGCAGGTCCCCAATGACTCGTTCTTCAACTTCTTTAACCCGGTcaaag CTTCACCAGATGGAGTAATG GACGAAGACTCCGAGTTCACCCTAACCACAGACTTTGAGATTGGACATTTCTTCCGTGAGAGAATAGTTCCGAGAGCAGTGCTGTACTTCACTGGAGAGGCCGTGGAGGATGacgagagt tttgaagaggaagagcaggaggagggagatgaagaG GATCAAGATGAGGAGGgtgatgacgatgacgatgatgagggAGACTGCGACCCCAAG GCATAA
- the nap1l4a gene encoding nucleosome assembly protein 1-like 4a isoform X1: MDANKVLAGKGDQGMQNPGGQIERPAGILESMLPKVVKRRVHALKRLQVQCANIEAKFYEEVHELERKYAALYQPLFDKRRDFVTGPVEPTEEECEWHSDREEEEELAEEVKEKAAIEDAKKEEATPKEDPKGIPEFWLTIFKSVDMLSDMLQEHDEPILKHLKDIQVKFSEPGQPMSFTLEFHFESNGYFNNAVLTKVYRMKSEPDESDPFSFEGPEIIDCEGCQIDWHKGKDVTVKTIKKKQKHKGRGTVRTVTKQVPNDSFFNFFNPVKASPDGVMDEDSEFTLTTDFEIGHFFRERIVPRAVLYFTGEAVEDDESFEEEEQEEGDEEDQDEEGDDDDDDEGDCDPKKEQPQPAECKQQ, translated from the exons ATGGACGCCAATAAAG TTTTGGCAGGTAAAGGGGATCAAGGGATGCAAAATCCAGGTGGGCAGATTGAAAGACCTGCCGGCATCTTGGAAAG CATGCTTCCCAAAGTCGTGAAGAGGCGAGTGCATGCCTTGAAAAGGCTACAGGTGCAGTGTGCCAACATAGAGGCTAAATTCTACGAGGAGGTCCATGAGCTAGAGAGAAAGTATGCTGCCCTCTATCAACCACTCTTTGACAAG AGAAGAGATTTTGTCACAGGACCCGTGGAACCCACAGAGGAAGAGTGCGAGTGGCACAGtgacagggaggaagaggaggagctagcT GAGGAGGTAAAGGAAAAGGCTGCTATTGAGGATGCAAAGAAAGAGGAAGCCACGCCAAAGGAAGATCCTAAAGGCATCCCTGAGTTCTGGCTCACCATATTCAAGAGTGTGGACATGCTCAGTGACATGCTCCAG GAACACGACGAGCCCATCCTAAAGCACCTGAAAGATATTCAAGTCAAGTTCTCTGAGCCAGGACAACCAATG AGTTTCACATTAGAGTTCCACTTTGAGTCCAATGGTTACTTCAACAATGCAGTCCTCACTAAAGTCTACAGGATGAAGTCAGAACCTGATGAGTCGGACCCTTTTTCATTCGAGGGTCCGGAGATCATCGACTGCGAAGG CTGTCAGATAGACTGGCACAAGGGGAAGGATGTGACAGTGAAAACTAttaagaagaagcagaagcatAAAGGCCGTGGCACTGTCCGCACAGTCACCAAGCAGGTCCCCAATGACTCGTTCTTCAACTTCTTTAACCCGGTcaaag CTTCACCAGATGGAGTAATG GACGAAGACTCCGAGTTCACCCTAACCACAGACTTTGAGATTGGACATTTCTTCCGTGAGAGAATAGTTCCGAGAGCAGTGCTGTACTTCACTGGAGAGGCCGTGGAGGATGacgagagt tttgaagaggaagagcaggaggagggagatgaagaG GATCAAGATGAGGAGGgtgatgacgatgacgatgatgagggAGACTGCGACCCCAAG AAAGAACAGCCCCAGCCTGCCGAATGCAAACAGCAGTAA